DNA from Actinoplanes sp. SE50/110:
ACGGCGACAGGTTCAGCGTGATGCCCACCCGCGCCCGGGGACTGGCGGCCCGCAGCGCGGCGACCGCCGTGCCGTGCCCGACCAGCAGGTGGTGCGCCGCCGCGAGCGCGCCGTGCCCCTCGACCGCGCCGGGGGCATGCCGGCCCTCGGCGTATCCGACGATCGACGAGCAGTACGGCTCGTTCAGAGTCATCCAGTCCTGGACCCGGTCACCGAGCCGTTCCGCGACCACGGTGGCGTAGTCGGCGAAGCGGTCCGCGGTGTCGCGGACCCGCCAGCCGCCGGCGTCCTCCAGCGCCTGCGGCAGGTCCCAGTGGTACAGCGTGACGAACGGCCGGATGCCGCGCTCGCACAGCGCGTCGACCAGCCGGTCGTAATAGTCCAGACCGGGCCGGTTGACCCGACCGGTGCCCGCCGGCAGCACCCGGGGCCAGGCGATCGAGAACCGGTACGCGTCCACGCCCAGGTCGTCGAGCAGCGCCACGTCGTCCCGCCAGCGGTGGTAGCTGTCGCAGGCCACCTCGCCGGAGGCGATCGCCTCCGGCCGCCGGGTGAAGGTGTCCCAGATGGAGTCGCCGCGGCCGTCCTCGGCCACCGCTCCCTCGATCTGGTACGCGGCGGTCGCCGCCCCCCAGAGGAACCCGTCCGGAAAGTCCGGCAGTGCCAGCGGATCGGTCATCCCTTGATCGCCCCCTGCATGATCCCGCCGACGATCTGCCGCCCGAGGACCAGGAAGACGACCAGGATCGGCATCGTGGCCAGCAGCGTGCCGGTCAGGGTGAGCGTGTAGTCGGTGGTGTATCCGCTGGCCAGCGAGGAGAGCGCGACCTGGACGGTGGCGTTGTTCTGCAGCACCACCAGCGGCCAGAAGAAGTCGTTCCAGGCCTGCATGAAGGTGAACAGGCCGAGCACGGCGGCGGCCGGGCGGGCGGCCGGCAGCACCACGTGCCAGTACAGGCCGAAGGTGGTGCAGCCGTCGATCCGGCCGGCTTCGAGCAGCTCGTCCGGCACCGCACGGCCCAGGTACTGGGTCATGAAGAAGACGCCGAACGCGGTGACCAGGCCGGGCACGATCACCGCGGCCAGCTGGTCGGTCCAGCCCAGCTTGGCCATCAGCATGTAGAGCGGGATGATGCCGAGCTGCTGCGGCACCATCGAGGTGGCGATCGCCAGCACCAGCAGCACCTGACGGCCGCGGAACTTCAGCTTGGCGAAGGCGAACCCGGCCAACGTCGAGAAGAACACCACCGAGACGGTGATCGAGCCGCTGACGATGAACGAGTTGAGCAGCGCCGTGCCGAAGTCGGTGCTGTCGAAGACCCGGGCGATGTTGTCGAACAGGTGGCCGCCGGGGATCAGGGCCGGTGGCGTCCGGGAGACGGCCTCGCGGGTCTGCGAGGCCACCACGAAAGACCAGTAGAGCGGGAACAGCGAGCCGGCCACGACGGCCAGCAGCGCGGCGTACGTCCAGGCGGAGCCGCGCCGTGGGAAGCCGAAACCGCGGCGGGACCGGCGTTTCGCAACGGCGGGCGGCGTGGCGCGGGTGGCCGGCGGGTCAGCGAGTGCGGTCACGACGGCTCACTCCTCGTCGGTGGCGATGCGCCGGGTCAGCAGGAAGTTGGCGACCGCGAAGATCGCGATGAGCAGGCACAGGGTCCAGGCGATCGCCGACGCGTAGCCGAACCGGAATTCGCGGAACCCCTGTTCGTACATGAACAGCGCGATGGTCTGGAACTGCCGGTCGGAGCCGCCGGTGGGGCTGTAGTCGCCGCCGAACAGCAGCGGCTCGGCCATGATCTGCAGGCCGCCGATGGTGGAGATGACCGTGGTGAAGATGATGGTGGGCCGCAGCATCGGCACGGTGATCCGCCGGAACTGCTGGCCGGAGGAGGCGCCGTCGAGCTCCGCCGCCTCGTACAGGTCGTGCGGGATGGCCTGCATCGAGGCCAGGTAGATCAGTGCGTTGTACCCGGTCCAGCGCCAGATCACGATGCTGGAGATGGCCAGGTGCGAGGTCCAGGAGTGGGCCTGCCA
Protein-coding regions in this window:
- a CDS encoding carbohydrate ABC transporter permease; this translates as MTALADPPATRATPPAVAKRRSRRGFGFPRRGSAWTYAALLAVVAGSLFPLYWSFVVASQTREAVSRTPPALIPGGHLFDNIARVFDSTDFGTALLNSFIVSGSITVSVVFFSTLAGFAFAKLKFRGRQVLLVLAIATSMVPQQLGIIPLYMLMAKLGWTDQLAAVIVPGLVTAFGVFFMTQYLGRAVPDELLEAGRIDGCTTFGLYWHVVLPAARPAAAVLGLFTFMQAWNDFFWPLVVLQNNATVQVALSSLASGYTTDYTLTLTGTLLATMPILVVFLVLGRQIVGGIMQGAIKG
- a CDS encoding carbohydrate ABC transporter permease; translation: MAINARLTRLDPQGSPYLYVLPFFLLFGVFGLFPLIYTGYVSFNDWNLLDGGAHQWVGLANYREMLQDSYFWNSLGNTLSIWVLSTVPQLLAALGIAHLLNHKLRARTSLRMGVLLPNITSIVAVTIVFSQIFGRDFGMVNWVLGLLHVGPVDWQAHSWTSHLAISSIVIWRWTGYNALIYLASMQAIPHDLYEAAELDGASSGQQFRRITVPMLRPTIIFTTVISTIGGLQIMAEPLLFGGDYSPTGGSDRQFQTIALFMYEQGFREFRFGYASAIAWTLCLLIAIFAVANFLLTRRIATDEE